The Daucus carota subsp. sativus chromosome 9, DH1 v3.0, whole genome shotgun sequence genome window below encodes:
- the LOC108200615 gene encoding uncharacterized protein LOC108200615, with product MAISTINRLSKLSKSPSLYLSLRSTTTAVAAAASTGTKKVSDRIVKLFAIDPSGQKRQIIGLSGHTLLKALTNSGMIDPASHRLEDIDACSAECEVHIAQEWLQKLPEASYDEQYVLKRSQRNRVLNKHARLGCQVVLSQELQGMVVAVPEMKPWDTP from the coding sequence ATGGCGATCTCCACCATTAATCGCCTCTCAAAACTCTCCAAATCTCCCTCTCTCTACCTCTCCCTCCGCTCCACCACCACGGCCGTCGCCGCCGCAGCCTCCACCGGCACCAAAAAGGTCTCCGACCGCATCGTCAAGCTCTTCGCCATCGATCCGTCCGGCCAGAAGCGCCAAATCATCGGCCTCTCCGGCCACACGCTCCTCAAAGCGCTGACCAACAGCGGCATGATCGATCCGGCGTCGCATCGGCTGGAAGACATCGACGCGTGCTCGGCGGAGTGCGAGGTGCATATCGCGCAGGAGTGGCTGCAGAAGCTGCCGGAGGCGAGTTATGATGAGCAGTATGTGTTGAAGAGGAGTCAGAGGAATAGAGTGTTGAATAAGCACGCCAGGCTGGGGTGTCAGGTTGTGTTGAGCCAGGAGTTGCAGGGGATGGTTGTGGCGGTTCCCGAGATGAAGCCGTGGGACACTCCGTAA
- the LOC108200843 gene encoding purple acid phosphatase 15 produces MGLKGSIFLIEIIVFWGFLSVQGHIKTTLEGPFKPVTIPLDETFRGNAIDLPDDDPRVVRIVNGFQPEQISLSLSSTFDSVWVSWVTGEYQIGKDIKPLDPESVASVVRYGEESSSLNYEAKGNSLIYSQLYPFEGLNNYTSGIIHHVRLTGLDPDTKYYYQCGDPSIEAMSKIFSFRTMPVSGPTSYPKKIAVLGDLGLTYNSTSTVDHIKSHSPDLVILVGDVTYANLYLTNGTGSDCYSCSFPDTPIHETYQPRWDYWGRYMQPLLSKVPIMVVEGNHEIEEQVHNKTFEAYSSRFAFPSEESGSKSTFYYSFDAGGIHFVMLGAYTAYDKSAEQYKWLESDLAEVNRKVTPWLVAVWHPPWYSTYVAHYREVDCMRVEMEELLYKSRVDIVFNGHVHAYERSNRVYNYNLDPCGPIHVTIGDGGNREKMAILHADEPGNCPEPSTTPDDFIGGFCAYNFTSGPAAGKFCWDQQPEYSAYRESSFGHGILEVKNDTHALWTWHRNQDMYYEAGDQIYIVRQPDECPVEEKETKLWDSSR; encoded by the exons atggGTCTAAAAGGCTCAATCTTCTTGATTGAGATTATTGTTTTTTGGGGATTTTTGAGTGTTCAAGGGCACATAAAAACAACCCTTGAAGGACCCTTTAAGCCTGTGACTATTCCTCTGGATGAGACATTTCGAGGGAATGCTATTGACTTGCCTGATGATGATCCCAGAGTTGTGAGGATTGTTAATGGATTTCAGCCTGAGCAAATCTCTCTGTCTCTTTCCTCAACTTTTGATTCTGTTTGGGTTTCTTGGGTCAcag GGGAGTATCAAATTGGGAAAGACATAAAGCCATTAGATCCAGAATCTGTGGCAAGTGTTGTTCGATATGGAGAAGAAAGTTCTTCACTGAATTATGAAGCGAAAGGGAACTCACTTATTTACAGTCAACTTTATCCATTTGAAGGCCTTAATAACTATACGTCTGGGATCATACACCATGTTCGGCTTACAG GGTTGGACCCTGATACAAAGTACTATTACCAATGCGGAGATCCTTCTATCGAAGCAATGAGCAAAATTTTTAGTTTTAGGACCATGCCTGTTTCTGGTCCAACGAGTTACCCGAAGAAAATAGCAGTGCTAGGGGATCTGGGTTTAACATATAATTCTACTTCTACTGTCGACCACATCAAAAGTCACTCTCCTGATCTTGTTATCCTGGTTGGAGATGTAACTTATGCTAATCTGTATCTGACAAATGGAACTGGATCTGATTGTTATTCGTGCTCATTTCCAGACACTCCTATACACGAGACTTATCAACCTCGATGGGATTACTGGGGAAG GTACATGCAGCCTTTATTGTCTAAAGTTCCTATAATGGTGGTGGAAGGGAATCATGAGATAGAAGAGCAAGTTCATAACAAAACATTTGAGGCTTACAGCTCTCGATTTGCGTTCCCATCTGAAGAGAGTGGATCGAAATCAACATTCTACTACTCGTTCGATGCAGGTGGCATACATTTTGTGATGCTTGGTGCATACACGGCATATGATAAGTCAG CTGAGCAATATAAGTGGTTGGAAAGCGATCTGGCTGAAGTTAACAGAAAAGTAACTCCATGGCTTGTAGCTGTTTGGCATCCGCCCTGGTACAGCACCTATGTAGCGCACTACAGAGAGGTAGATTGTATGAGAGTAGAAATGGAAGAACTACTATACAAGTCTAGGGTTGATATTGTCTTCAATGGACAT GTTCATGCTTATGAGAGGTCAAACAGAGTGTACAACTACAACTTGGATCCTTGTGGTCCTATTCATGTGACGATAGGCGATGGTGGTAACAGAGAAAAAATGGCAATATTGCATGCCGATGAGCCTGGTAACTGCCCAGAACCATCTACTACTCCAGATGATTTTATTGGTGGATTTTGCGCATACAACTTTACATCAGGTCCTGCTGCTGGCAAGTTCTGTTGGGACCAGCAGCCTGAATATAGTGCTTATAGAGAAAGTAGCTTCGGCCATGGGATCCTTGag GTAAAGAACGACACACATGCTCTATGGACATGGCACCGGAATCAGGACATGTACTATGAGGCTGGAGACCAGATTTACATTGTAAGGCAACCTGACGAGTGCCCAGTTGAAGAGAAGGAAACTAAGCTTTGGGACTCTAGTCGATAA